The Paraburkholderia hospita DNA segment AGGTCGAAGATTTCCTTGATGTCCGCTTCACCGAAGTTCACGACGCGGATTTGCGCGCGCGGGTTCATGTGCAGCAGGCGGTGGCGCAGATCGCCAACCACCTTTTCGTTGACGAGATCGGACTTGGTGATGAACAGACGGTCCGCGAAACCGACCTGGCGCTGCACGACTTCGTGCTCGTCGAGCTGATGGTCGGCATGCTTCGCGTCGACGAGCGTGATGATCGCGTCGAGCAGGAATTCGTCGGCGATCTGGTTATCCATGAAGAAGGTCTGCGCGACCGGGCCAGGGTTGGCCAGGCCTGTCGTTTCGATCACGACGCGGTCGAAGTTCACCTTGCCTTCCTGCTTCTGCGCGGCGAGATCGCCGAGCACGCGCGCGAGGTCGCCGCGAATCGTGCAGCAGATGCAGCCGTTGCTCATCTGGATGATCTGCTCACCCGTGTCCTGCACGAGGATGTCGTTGTCGATGTTTTCTTCGCCGAACTCGTTTTCGATCACGGCGATCTTCATGCCGTGCTTCTCGTTCAGGATGCGCTTGAGCAGCGTGGTTTTGCCGCTGCCGAGGAAGCCGGTCAGGATAGTGACGGGAATCATGTTGTTCGCCATGTGAAGTCGCCTTGTGTTCGTCA contains these protein-coding regions:
- a CDS encoding CobW family GTP-binding protein gives rise to the protein MIPVTILTGFLGSGKTTLLKRILNEKHGMKIAVIENEFGEENIDNDILVQDTGEQIIQMSNGCICCTIRGDLARVLGDLAAQKQEGKVNFDRVVIETTGLANPGPVAQTFFMDNQIADEFLLDAIITLVDAKHADHQLDEHEVVQRQVGFADRLFITKSDLVNEKVVGDLRHRLLHMNPRAQIRVVNFGEADIKEIFDLRGFNLNSKLEIDPDFLAEDDRDHAHHDHDHDHDHDHANCDHDHGKCDHEGHDHGHHHHHAHHDDKIKSFVFRSDRPFDPNKLEDFLGGILQIYGERLLRYKGVLYMKGVDRKVVFQGVHQMMGSDLAAKWQPIEKKTNKMVFIGIDLPQDLITDGLEACLV